In the Primulina eburnea isolate SZY01 chromosome 15, ASM2296580v1, whole genome shotgun sequence genome, TATTTGATAAAAATAACAATCTTATTTAGAGTAGGTATCTAATAAACAAACTTCAATGTTTTCACTAAACAATTTGTCAATGTTTTGGAGAGAGAAAAACAGACGTGTAAAATTGTTGACGAAAGCAGTATACagccttttcttttctttttggtTGCATTGGAAATGGctattataaatatgatctgTCTAACGTCACAAGTTATAAAAAAATGAATCTATGGTATATCATAAAGTAATATTATGAAGGATGTTTCCGTCATCAGTGTCCATTTTGTAGAGAGGaatggcgttcacagaaacactTCACCCTCTCCAATGCTTCTTCCAGCGAAGACGGCTCGACCGCGAACGTGATTCGTAGCCAATTTTTGAGACCCACAGCTAACCCTGCAAAAACACAACACTATTCTCTCAAGAGTGGCATACTCAAATTTTGAAGTGTGATGcttttaaaaatatgttcttCCTTAACAATCTTCGAGTTGTTCAGTATGTCGAAAAAATTGGGATGTGGAAGCCAAACTATCCGTTGTAAATTTACCTGGAAGAATTATGACAGATTCCTCTTTGGCAAGCTTAAAACAGAAGTCGAGATCATCGCTAATATCTTTTAGTTGTGAAATATTCAGTTTCACCTACATTATAGAACGAACATACATTACACAAAGTGATCATCAAAATAATCCGCTACATGTCGAAAATCCGTTTTCACTGATAAAATACTCAAGATGTTGAATACTCACCATAAAAGCCATCGATCCTTCTGGTTTTTGAGGACAACTAAAGCAATGGATCTCTTTAATCTTGTCGTAACAAACATCCGAAGTTTGCTTCAGcatatttaaagttttcttgaagaaaaactCTTGTGTTTCCTTAATAATTGTTGGCACTGCTGCCTGATGCATCAAAAAAGAAGTGGTGATGAGATATAAGGAAACTAATAGAACATCTCGACATAAAATGCATGTGTGCATAtataacacacacacatattattATAAGTTCTTTGATCGAAAAacgaaaaatcatcaatacaaTGATGCTCTGACCTGTATGAAAGTTGCAGGACCTCCACAAATGTCGCAGTACTTCTTGAGCCGCTCAACAAACTGGAACGATGAACAAAAAATGGCATGTTTAAGCTATGGTCGACGAACCAACACTCGAATTTTGGTATTTGCAATGCAAATGTTGCATTTAGAATATAAACATGCATGAACAATAGAGGGGGGAAACAAACCTTAGGGCTCTTTAAAATGCCATCTGGATCATTTGTAACCAACCAACCAAGGCGCCAACCAGGTACTAACCATCTCTTCGAAAGTGATCCAAGAGTAAGAACTGGTGCAATAGATCCAAAAACTCCCATGGGCACAAAAGGATTAGCCCCAAAAGCAAGATGCCCATAAACTTCATCAGCAATGACGGCTATTCCAAGCCTCTTTGCAACTTCAGCAATCTATTTTCAATTCATCTGATGTTAATAAGGGACCATATAATTTACGAAGTAAAGCATTGAACTCGTACTATGAGTTGATTCAAAAATATGAATGTACCTTCTTAAGTTGTTGATAAGTATATACATTCCCACATGGATTCCCGGGATTTATTATTACCATTGCAACAGTATTGTGATCTGCCAAATCTTCAACTGCATTGACATCAACTTCCCAGCCCTTCTCaacaagaagatcgaaatgacGAATTTCAAGATTTCTAAATGCGGCACAAAGTTCATAAATCGGAAAACATGGTCTTGGAAGCAATATATTAGCACCAGGACGAGTTAATATTGACAGAGCTATTTCGATCGCTTGTGTACA is a window encoding:
- the LOC140815079 gene encoding probable aminotransferase TAT2, whose protein sequence is MDPQNWGMGQETEAPHNVTIKGILGLLMGSIDSNDDGKEVISLGIGDPTAYSCFHTTSSAQEAVVESLRSAKFNGYAPTVGLPQTRRALAEYLSRDLPYKLSLDDVYVTAGCTQAIEIALSILTRPGANILLPRPCFPIYELCAAFRNLEIRHFDLLVEKGWEVDVNAVEDLADHNTVAMVIINPGNPCGNVYTYQQLKKIAEVAKRLGIAVIADEVYGHLAFGANPFVPMGVFGSIAPVLTLGSLSKRWLVPGWRLGWLVTNDPDGILKSPKFVERLKKYCDICGGPATFIQAAVPTIIKETQEFFFKKTLNMLKQTSDVCYDKIKEIHCFSCPQKPEGSMAFMVKLNISQLKDISDDLDFCFKLAKEESVIILPGLAVGLKNWLRITFAVEPSSLEEALERVKCFCERHSSLQNGH